A genomic region of Sideroxydans sp. CL21 contains the following coding sequences:
- a CDS encoding DUF485 domain-containing protein, with protein MSLLIASKIQSNPKYLQLVSRRDTLSWTLSAIVCVMYFGFILLIAFAPDVLTQPIAADSVIPVGMLAGVGVILASCVLTGIYVYKANTVFDPIVNEIVREASK; from the coding sequence ATGTCGTTATTGATTGCAAGCAAGATACAAAGCAATCCGAAATACCTTCAATTGGTCAGCCGTCGCGATACGCTTTCCTGGACGTTGTCGGCGATTGTTTGTGTGATGTATTTCGGTTTCATTCTGTTGATTGCGTTTGCCCCGGATGTTCTTACCCAGCCCATCGCTGCCGACAGCGTGATTCCGGTAGGCATGCTCGCAGGAGTAGGCGTGATCCTGGCGTCTTGTGTGCTGACGGGCATTTATGTGTACAAGGCAAACACAGTCTTCGATCCCATCGTCAACGAAATCGTTCGCGAGGCCTCCAAATGA
- a CDS encoding DmsE family decaheme c-type cytochrome: MKLFRKTMMLCAFITSMGTATSLLAAEGQPATDTQAAAQNQPAAENKLPDLSMEAATSRSAQESLKKDAVCTRCHDESETTPILAIYQTKHGVRGDSRTPNCQTCHGESANHLKGNLDGKGRPAPDVVFKKHTFPASDVKVRADQCLACHKGTNRTNWAGSQHENNQIACNDCHKVHAPVDKVRDRKTQTEVCFTCHQDQRADTHKISTHPIDAGKVVCSDCHNPHGSTGPKMLKKATVTETCYVCHAEKRGPFLWEHQPATEDCTNCHTPHGSNITPLLKSRPPFLCDECHDGPHNSQASYGANVAGIQGGNGLIANATNPASPNTNAVGRACMNCHVMVHGSNSPAGAFLHR, from the coding sequence ATGAAATTATTTAGAAAAACAATGATGTTGTGCGCATTCATCACCAGCATGGGCACCGCAACCAGCCTGTTAGCGGCGGAAGGCCAACCGGCGACAGACACACAGGCAGCTGCGCAAAATCAGCCTGCGGCAGAAAACAAACTTCCGGATCTCAGCATGGAAGCGGCTACCTCCAGGTCAGCTCAGGAGTCCCTGAAAAAAGATGCCGTCTGTACACGCTGCCACGATGAAAGCGAGACAACGCCGATCCTGGCCATCTATCAGACCAAACATGGTGTCAGAGGTGATTCCAGGACGCCGAATTGCCAGACTTGCCACGGTGAAAGCGCGAACCACCTGAAGGGTAACTTGGATGGAAAAGGTCGCCCGGCACCCGATGTCGTGTTCAAGAAACACACATTCCCCGCATCCGACGTGAAGGTACGTGCAGATCAGTGTCTGGCCTGCCACAAGGGAACAAACCGTACCAACTGGGCAGGTAGTCAGCATGAAAACAACCAGATTGCCTGTAACGACTGCCACAAGGTGCATGCGCCGGTCGACAAGGTGCGCGACAGAAAGACGCAAACCGAGGTCTGCTTTACCTGTCACCAGGATCAGCGCGCCGATACCCACAAGATATCGACCCATCCGATCGATGCGGGCAAGGTTGTCTGTTCCGATTGCCACAACCCGCACGGCTCCACCGGTCCCAAGATGCTCAAGAAGGCCACGGTGACGGAGACTTGCTACGTTTGTCATGCCGAGAAGCGCGGCCCCTTCCTGTGGGAACACCAGCCTGCGACCGAGGACTGCACCAATTGCCATACGCCGCACGGCTCCAACATCACGCCACTGCTGAAATCGCGTCCGCCGTTCCTGTGTGACGAGTGCCACGACGGCCCTCACAACAGCCAGGCTTCATATGGCGCAAACGTTGCAGGGATTCAGGGTGGAAATGGACTGATCGCCAACGCCACCAACCCGGCGTCCCCGAATACAAATGCTGTTGGTCGCGCGTGCATGAACTGCCACGTCATGGTTCACGGCTCGAATAGCCCGGCCGGCGCGTTCTTGCATCGCTAA
- a CDS encoding response regulator transcription factor, translating into MSNPIRILLADDHPLFREGVAHSLSAEPDFEVIAQAGSGEEAVEMVQNLHPDIVLLDVSMTGMGGIAAAAKIAASAPVVRIMMLTVSENRENLMAALKAGAHGYVLKGVSASELRSITRRVASGEAYVTPALAADMLTEFSNPHPIDAFSELTPRETTILQLLSQGLTNREIGERTFLAEKTVKHYMTSILQKLHVRSRTEAALIAMQHGVSGTGQ; encoded by the coding sequence ATGTCTAATCCGATCCGCATCCTGCTTGCCGATGACCATCCCCTGTTCCGCGAGGGCGTCGCCCACTCGCTCAGCGCTGAACCCGATTTCGAAGTGATCGCCCAGGCTGGGAGCGGCGAAGAAGCAGTTGAAATGGTGCAAAACCTGCACCCCGACATCGTGTTGCTGGATGTCTCGATGACCGGCATGGGAGGGATCGCTGCCGCAGCAAAGATCGCCGCCAGCGCACCCGTCGTGCGCATCATGATGCTCACCGTCTCCGAAAATCGGGAAAACCTGATGGCTGCACTCAAGGCAGGCGCGCACGGCTATGTACTGAAGGGGGTTTCCGCAAGCGAGTTGCGATCCATCACCCGTCGCGTGGCAAGCGGCGAAGCCTATGTCACCCCTGCCCTGGCAGCGGATATGCTGACCGAGTTCTCCAACCCGCACCCCATTGATGCTTTTTCCGAACTGACACCGCGCGAGACCACCATCCTCCAGCTCCTGAGCCAGGGACTCACCAACCGCGAGATCGGCGAGCGCACTTTCCTGGCGGAAAAGACCGTCAAACATTACATGACAAGCATTTTGCAAAAGTTGCATGTACGCTCGCGCACAGAAGCCGCCCTGATCGCCATGCAACACGGAGTTTCCGGAACCGGGCAGTAA
- the actP gene encoding cation/acetate symporter ActP, which produces MNIFKSACFALLGFASLLTADLSFAADAAMSAPAPATATASAAAPASAVAPVAAAAAAVAPAEVPLNWHAIIMFVLFVAVTLVITYWAATRTKTASDFYAAGRGITGFQNGMAIAGDYMSAASFLGIAALVYFNGFYGLLFSVGWLVGWPIILFLIAERLRNLGKFTYADVVSFRLKQGPVRTMAAISSLIVVIWYLIGQAVGAGQLLHTLVPQISYRESIVVVGVLIITYVTFGGMKATTWVQIIKAGLLLGGATMMAFGVMAHEGFSFAKLFTDAVAAHPKHMEIMKSVVPIGAKANPIESISLGLTLMFGTAGLPHILMRFFTVTDSKAARKSVLYGTCFIGFFYILTFIIGFGAIVLVANNPEYVADISKSVLNLKGGGSMPAVYLSHALGGDFFLGFIAAVAFATILAVVSGLTLAGASALSHDIYANVIMKGTASEKQEVWVSKMMVIGLGILAVILGIAFEKQNVAYIVALTFSIAACTNFPVLVMSIFWRGLTTRGAVLGGYTGIFGSIGLLIIGPTVWTKVLAMGPAIFPYDFPTFVVLPAVLIVAYIASITDSSESGKKERAAYDAQMIRAETGLGAEVGASH; this is translated from the coding sequence ATGAATATATTCAAATCTGCATGCTTCGCATTATTGGGTTTTGCTTCGCTGCTTACTGCTGATCTGTCCTTCGCCGCAGACGCCGCCATGTCTGCCCCAGCGCCAGCTACTGCAACCGCATCTGCTGCCGCACCTGCGTCTGCCGTAGCGCCTGTAGCCGCTGCCGCAGCAGCCGTTGCTCCGGCGGAAGTGCCGCTTAACTGGCATGCCATCATCATGTTCGTTCTGTTCGTTGCGGTCACGCTGGTCATTACTTACTGGGCCGCTACCCGTACCAAGACGGCAAGCGACTTCTACGCCGCCGGACGCGGTATCACGGGCTTTCAAAACGGCATGGCCATCGCGGGCGACTACATGTCGGCAGCCTCGTTTCTGGGTATTGCCGCGCTGGTCTATTTCAACGGTTTCTATGGCCTGTTGTTTTCAGTGGGCTGGCTCGTCGGTTGGCCGATCATCCTGTTCCTGATCGCAGAACGCTTGCGCAATCTCGGTAAATTCACCTATGCCGACGTTGTATCGTTCCGTCTCAAGCAGGGACCGGTCCGCACCATGGCCGCGATCAGCTCGCTGATTGTCGTCATCTGGTATCTGATCGGACAGGCAGTCGGTGCAGGGCAGTTGCTGCATACCTTGGTACCGCAGATCTCCTACCGCGAATCGATTGTCGTCGTCGGCGTGCTGATCATCACCTACGTTACCTTCGGCGGCATGAAAGCCACGACCTGGGTGCAGATCATCAAGGCCGGTCTGCTGCTGGGCGGTGCAACCATGATGGCGTTCGGTGTGATGGCCCACGAAGGGTTCAGCTTTGCGAAGCTGTTCACCGACGCTGTTGCCGCCCACCCGAAACATATGGAAATCATGAAATCCGTGGTGCCGATCGGGGCGAAGGCCAATCCTATCGAGTCTATTTCCCTGGGATTGACACTGATGTTCGGCACGGCCGGATTGCCGCACATCCTGATGCGCTTCTTCACGGTTACCGACTCCAAGGCGGCACGCAAGTCGGTGCTCTATGGAACATGCTTCATCGGCTTCTTCTACATCCTGACCTTCATCATCGGTTTTGGCGCGATCGTTCTCGTGGCCAACAATCCAGAGTATGTGGCCGACATCAGCAAGAGCGTACTGAACCTGAAGGGTGGGGGCAGCATGCCGGCGGTTTACCTGTCGCACGCGCTGGGTGGTGACTTCTTCCTCGGCTTCATTGCAGCGGTCGCCTTTGCCACCATTCTCGCGGTTGTATCGGGTCTGACGCTGGCGGGTGCATCTGCTTTGTCGCACGATATCTATGCGAACGTGATCATGAAGGGCACCGCATCCGAGAAGCAGGAAGTGTGGGTTTCAAAGATGATGGTGATCGGATTGGGCATACTCGCCGTGATCCTCGGTATCGCCTTCGAGAAACAGAACGTTGCCTACATCGTGGCGTTGACCTTCTCGATCGCCGCCTGCACCAACTTCCCCGTTCTGGTCATGTCCATTTTCTGGCGCGGCCTGACGACACGCGGTGCAGTACTCGGTGGCTATACCGGCATCTTCGGTTCTATCGGCCTGCTGATCATTGGCCCGACGGTATGGACCAAAGTGCTTGCAATGGGACCGGCAATCTTCCCGTACGACTTCCCGACCTTCGTGGTTCTGCCGGCAGTGCTGATCGTCGCCTATATTGCGTCGATCACCGATAGCAGTGAAAGCGGCAAGAAAGAACGGGCTGCCTATGACGCGCAGATGATTCGTGCCGAAACCGGCTTGGGCGCTGAGGTGGGTGCTTCTCACTAA
- a CDS encoding sensor histidine kinase, protein MFTAFKQVFDRLSFSRQFMLAIIAVLTVGMLIIGTWIGHLIERNAVNRTAAISAVYLESMSAAQLTDWSRAGTVDSETHEDLDRIFIDGPLHREVLRFKLWDTSGRIVYSNDHAQIGHIFPVQGRLAAAFAGTVQAQISDLKETDNLPELVNWNQLLEIYVPIRSADSKVYAVAEFYLSVDKLKRDILAAQQRSWGLVALSTLAVYLLLYGLVRRANNTINAQQLDLRNQLRQLHSVLNENDRMREQLHEAGVSTTSLNEEFLLRIAADLHDGPAQTIAFALMRFDEFAATCHGCVSSQGEAPHELDSIQNALQSSLRDVRKISSGLAIPGMAEMTLADTARRAVRDFERLSGQTIKAEIDDTLGKAPLAIKITVYRLLQESLTNCRRHAPGGSPQVQVKKIDGQVLLTITDHGAGFDPQAAAVGGRLGLAFMRERVRLLGGVFEIDSAPGRGTSIRARLPLSTDEMIHV, encoded by the coding sequence ATGTTCACAGCCTTCAAGCAGGTTTTCGACCGTTTGAGTTTTTCGCGCCAGTTCATGCTGGCGATCATCGCCGTGCTCACTGTCGGCATGCTGATCATCGGTACGTGGATAGGGCATCTGATCGAAAGGAATGCGGTGAACCGCACCGCTGCAATCTCGGCGGTTTACCTGGAGAGCATGTCCGCGGCACAACTTACGGATTGGTCGCGTGCCGGGACAGTAGACAGCGAAACGCACGAAGATCTGGACCGGATTTTCATCGACGGTCCTTTGCATCGGGAAGTGCTTCGCTTCAAGCTTTGGGACACCAGCGGTCGCATCGTTTACAGCAACGACCATGCACAGATCGGCCACATCTTCCCGGTGCAAGGCCGTCTTGCTGCCGCTTTCGCCGGCACGGTGCAAGCCCAGATCAGCGATCTCAAAGAGACTGATAACCTGCCAGAGTTGGTAAACTGGAATCAACTGCTCGAGATCTATGTGCCGATACGCTCCGCCGATAGCAAGGTGTATGCGGTTGCCGAGTTCTATCTTTCGGTGGACAAACTGAAACGCGACATCCTCGCCGCCCAGCAACGCAGCTGGGGGCTAGTCGCACTCTCGACTCTCGCAGTCTATCTTTTGTTGTACGGTCTGGTACGACGCGCCAACAACACCATCAATGCGCAGCAACTTGACCTGCGCAATCAGCTTCGGCAACTGCACAGCGTACTCAACGAGAACGACCGCATGCGCGAGCAATTGCACGAGGCTGGCGTGAGTACGACTTCGCTCAACGAGGAATTCCTGCTCAGGATCGCGGCCGACCTGCACGATGGACCGGCGCAAACCATCGCTTTTGCCCTGATGCGTTTCGACGAGTTTGCCGCAACCTGTCATGGCTGCGTATCTTCGCAGGGGGAAGCCCCGCATGAGCTGGACAGCATACAAAATGCACTGCAAAGCTCTCTGCGCGATGTGCGCAAGATTTCTTCCGGCCTGGCGATCCCGGGCATGGCCGAAATGACGCTCGCCGACACCGCCCGACGTGCCGTGCGCGATTTCGAACGCTTGTCCGGGCAAACCATCAAAGCCGAAATCGACGATACCCTGGGCAAAGCACCGCTGGCAATCAAGATCACGGTGTACCGGCTGTTGCAGGAATCGTTGACCAACTGCAGGCGGCACGCGCCCGGAGGTTCACCCCAGGTACAGGTGAAAAAGATCGACGGGCAGGTGTTGTTGACGATCACCGATCATGGCGCCGGTTTCGATCCCCAGGCGGCCGCTGTCGGCGGAAGATTGGGGCTGGCCTTCATGCGCGAACGCGTCCGCCTGCTCGGGGGTGTTTTTGAAATCGATTCTGCACCCGGTCGCGGCACCAGCATCCGCGCCCGGCTTCCTCTATCAACCGACGAGATGATCCATGTCTAA
- a CDS encoding c-type cytochrome, which yields MTHSARKSMLLSITAAALTLSFSLNASAAVDVDAAKALARENNCFKCHGVDKEKDGPSYKKVAEKYRGKPGAEEKLIHHVTSGEKAKFPDGHEEEHKNISGKASPESIKNLVDWILSL from the coding sequence ATGACACATTCAGCTCGTAAGTCAATGTTACTCAGTATCACCGCCGCTGCCCTTACCCTTTCTTTTTCCCTTAATGCATCCGCCGCCGTCGATGTCGATGCTGCAAAAGCATTGGCGCGCGAAAACAACTGCTTCAAGTGCCACGGCGTGGACAAGGAAAAAGACGGCCCTTCCTATAAAAAGGTAGCCGAAAAATACCGTGGCAAGCCCGGTGCCGAAGAAAAGCTGATCCACCATGTCACCTCCGGCGAAAAAGCCAAATTCCCCGATGGCCATGAAGAAGAGCACAAAAATATCAGCGGCAAAGCTTCGCCGGAAAGCATCAAGAATCTCGTGGACTGGATACTTTCGCTCTAG
- a CDS encoding MtrB/PioB family decaheme-associated outer membrane protein, whose translation MKTKKELFEVSKLTLAVQGALLVMLAMPLVAKAEDADVAALTHPTDSVDVGVETVSKDSAKFGEYNGLNKKGAYLIGNFKAQGGDAFNSYDGGDGLNRWEFKGNDLGTTSREIGANMSKQGKWSFGVGYDELRHNITDTYQTPLQGSMGGNSFILPSAFGVIDSRTKPAAVGGVIPPYGAQALTPNQLANFHNEDVHSDRKNAKFNAGYHIDQQWSVQFDYNRLTQDGAKLISAASDANLANASIGAVRGENILMLMNPTNYQTDTMNLALNWMGDKSHFTGSYYFSKFSDTYNGVNFSNPFFQVAAPNTTGWNPGVAFPVDTLSTAPDNYFQQLNLNGGYDISQATKLVGGVSYGRTTQNASFNNQDQMQAGGLPQSSLNGLVVTKHVDLKLTNQTTKDLSLSAGMKFNDHDNQTASNVYKFNDLGAGAETSISTPMSNKKTQFELAADYRVSQHQKLNIGFEHEQIQRWCDSSLTVAQIVAASGGPGGAINSATSAAYYANGASCVQVPNSTENKLAANYRLQASDDVKLNAGYSYARRRADVNSSFYNPMQAKLEGYELPGYVAFFDASRNEQMLKAGVNWQASEKLNVGLNGRYVNDNYSAVLGVQNGTAWSANLDVGYNFAENTSATAYVTLQNRKRDLANDQWGHTTATYGTAIAGGSLTQPWTNTLSQDDSTVGINAKHGGLMQGKLDLAADLTYSFGKTSYRTTDNWVNTSCTGTSNGGYACGSTPDIKNEMLQLRLAGDYKLDKASKVRLAYIYQNLRSNDYYYNAYQTGYTATSMLPTNQQSPSYAVSVVSASYFYMF comes from the coding sequence ATGAAAACCAAAAAAGAGCTTTTCGAAGTCAGCAAGTTGACCTTGGCGGTGCAAGGCGCGTTGCTGGTAATGCTGGCCATGCCCTTGGTGGCCAAAGCTGAAGACGCGGATGTTGCGGCTTTGACGCACCCCACCGACTCGGTTGATGTCGGCGTAGAGACTGTGTCCAAGGATTCTGCCAAGTTCGGCGAATATAACGGCTTGAACAAAAAAGGTGCTTACCTGATCGGCAACTTCAAGGCACAAGGCGGCGATGCTTTTAACTCATACGATGGAGGTGACGGACTTAATCGCTGGGAATTCAAAGGCAACGATCTCGGCACGACATCGCGCGAAATCGGCGCCAACATGAGCAAACAGGGAAAGTGGAGTTTCGGCGTCGGTTACGATGAGTTGCGCCACAACATTACCGACACCTATCAAACGCCCCTGCAAGGAAGCATGGGGGGGAACAGCTTCATACTGCCCAGCGCCTTTGGTGTCATTGATTCGAGAACCAAACCCGCTGCAGTAGGCGGGGTGATACCTCCTTATGGAGCACAGGCGCTGACGCCGAATCAACTGGCGAATTTCCATAACGAGGACGTCCATTCGGATCGCAAGAATGCAAAATTCAATGCTGGCTATCATATCGATCAGCAATGGAGCGTGCAGTTCGACTATAACCGTCTCACCCAGGATGGCGCGAAGCTGATCTCCGCAGCATCCGATGCTAATCTTGCCAATGCATCGATCGGTGCCGTCCGCGGCGAAAATATCCTGATGCTCATGAACCCCACCAACTATCAGACCGATACCATGAACCTTGCCCTGAATTGGATGGGAGACAAGTCGCATTTCACCGGCAGCTACTACTTTTCAAAGTTTAGCGACACTTACAACGGCGTGAATTTCTCGAATCCGTTCTTTCAGGTGGCTGCGCCCAACACGACTGGTTGGAATCCCGGAGTTGCCTTCCCGGTGGATACATTGAGCACCGCTCCGGACAATTATTTCCAACAGTTGAACCTGAATGGAGGCTATGACATTTCGCAAGCCACGAAACTGGTGGGGGGGGTGTCTTACGGGCGCACCACCCAGAATGCGTCTTTCAATAACCAGGATCAGATGCAGGCCGGCGGGTTGCCGCAGTCTTCCCTTAACGGGCTGGTGGTTACAAAGCACGTCGATCTGAAATTGACCAACCAGACAACCAAAGACTTGTCGTTGTCTGCCGGCATGAAGTTCAATGATCACGACAACCAGACGGCATCGAATGTTTATAAATTTAACGACCTTGGGGCTGGAGCTGAAACCTCCATTAGCACTCCAATGAGTAACAAAAAGACCCAGTTCGAACTGGCTGCTGATTATCGGGTTAGCCAGCACCAAAAACTCAATATCGGGTTCGAGCATGAACAGATTCAACGCTGGTGCGACAGTTCGCTTACTGTAGCTCAAATCGTCGCTGCAAGTGGAGGGCCTGGAGGCGCAATTAATTCAGCAACGTCAGCAGCTTATTACGCCAATGGCGCATCCTGTGTTCAGGTCCCAAATAGCACAGAAAACAAACTGGCAGCCAACTACCGTTTGCAGGCAAGCGATGATGTGAAACTCAATGCCGGCTATTCCTATGCTCGCCGCAGAGCAGATGTGAATTCTTCTTTTTATAACCCGATGCAAGCAAAGCTTGAGGGCTATGAACTGCCTGGCTACGTTGCCTTTTTCGACGCTTCAAGGAATGAGCAAATGCTGAAGGCCGGGGTTAACTGGCAAGCTTCAGAAAAACTGAATGTGGGTTTGAACGGCCGGTATGTAAATGACAACTACAGCGCAGTTCTTGGCGTGCAAAATGGTACCGCGTGGAGTGCAAACTTGGATGTTGGGTATAACTTTGCGGAAAATACTAGCGCTACTGCATATGTGACTTTACAGAACCGGAAACGTGATCTTGCTAACGATCAGTGGGGCCATACTACGGCAACATATGGAACAGCCATTGCTGGAGGTTCGCTCACTCAGCCGTGGACTAATACTCTTTCGCAGGACGATAGCACCGTTGGGATTAACGCTAAACATGGTGGGTTAATGCAAGGTAAACTCGATCTGGCTGCAGACTTGACGTATTCATTTGGAAAGACAAGCTACCGGACAACCGATAACTGGGTCAATACCAGTTGTACTGGGACTAGCAATGGTGGATATGCCTGTGGCTCTACACCGGACATCAAGAACGAAATGTTGCAGCTCAGACTTGCTGGCGATTACAAGCTGGACAAGGCAAGCAAAGTCCGGTTGGCATATATCTACCAGAACCTGAGGTCAAACGACTATTACTACAATGCTTACCAGACCGGATATACGGCGACCAGCATGCTGCCGACCAACCAACAATCGCCGAGCTACGCTGTCAG